In one Suricata suricatta isolate VVHF042 chromosome 9, meerkat_22Aug2017_6uvM2_HiC, whole genome shotgun sequence genomic region, the following are encoded:
- the LOC115300963 gene encoding olfactory receptor 4F3/4F16/4F29-like, with protein sequence MDEANDSVVSEFVFVGLTDSWEIQLLLFVFSSTFYVASMMGNSLVMLTVTSDPYLQSPMYFLLVHLSFIDLGISSVISPRMIYDIFRKRKNISFGGCITQIFFIHVIGGVEMVLLIAMAFDRYVAICKPLHYLTVMNRKMCILLSVAAWVIGLAHSGIQLVFVIKLPFCGPNVLDSFYCDFPRFIKLACTDTSSLEFMVIANSGFISLGSFFILIVSYISILITVQKHSSGGSSKALSTLSTHVMVVILFFGPCVFIYIWPHPTSHLDKYLAVFDAVLTPFFNSLIYTFRNKEMKVAMRKVCSRFIIYRRIS encoded by the coding sequence ATGGATGAAGCGAATGACTCTGTGGTGTCAGAGTTTGTGTTCGTGGGACTCACCGATTCCTGGGAGATCCAACTTCTCCTCTTTGTGTTCTCCTCCACGTTTTATGTGGCAAGCATGATGGGAAACTCCCTCGTTATGCTCACTGTGACTTCTGACCCTTATTTACAGTCCCCAATGTACTTTCTGTTGGTTCATCTCTCCTTCATTGACCTGGGaatttcttctgtcatttctccCAGGATGATTTATGACATTTTCAGAAAGCGTAAAAACATCTCCTTTGGTGGCTGCATAActcaaatcttctttatccacgtCATTGGTGGTGTGGAGATGGTGCTGCTCATTGCCATGGCCTTTGACAGATATGTTGCCATATGTAAGCCTCTGCACTATTTGACTGTTATGAAccgaaaaatgtgtattttgctttcAGTTGCTGCATGGGTAATTGGCTTGGCCCACTCTGGGATTCAACTGGTTTTTGTTATAAAATTGCCATTCTGTGGCCCTAACGTGTTAGACAGCTTTTATTGTGACTTTCCTCGGTTCATCAAACTTGCCTGCACAGACACTTCCAGTCTAGAGTTCATGGTCATAGCCAACAGTGGGTTCATATCCCTGGGGTCATTCTTCATATTGATTGTCTCATACATTTCTATCCTGATCACTGTTCAGAAACACTCTTCAGGAGGCTCATCTAAGGCCCTCTCCACTTTGTCAACTCATGTCATGGTGGTGATTTTGTTCTTTGGTCCTTGTGTCTTCATTTATATCTGGCCTCACCCTACCTCACACCTAGACAAATACCTTGCTGTTTTTGATGCAGttcttactcctttttttaattcactCATCTACACATTcaggaacaaagaaatgaaagtggcAATGAGGAAAGTATGCAGTcgatttattatttatagaaggatttcttaa